The nucleotide window CAACGGTACGGGCGTGCAGGATCTGCTGGCGCAGGTCGCCCGTGCCCGCCGATGCCTTCGCCGCCTCCAGGGTCGCCAGCCGGCGCTCGAATGCTTGCACGCTCATACCAGGCCCTCCGCGTCGTAGCGGTCGCCCAGCAGTGCCGCCACACCGGGGCGGGGCTTGCCTTCCTCGATGGCGCGCAAGCGCCGCTCGTGCTCGTCCAGCACCACGGCCTTTCCGTAGGTGTCCAGCATCCGCAGCAGCTTGTCGCCGGCCTCGGCGCTGATCTGCCCCCCAGCCACTGCGGCCAGGATGGCTGTCGCCTTCGCCTGCAGGGTCGGCGCATCGGCCAGCCCCGGCACGACTACCTTCTCGGCCTCGGGCCGTGGCGCTGGTGCCAGTCGCTCCAGGCACAGGCGCAGCGACTGCGGGTCGCCGGCCTTGGCCAGTTCGACGGCCTTCGCAATGATCTCGGCCTTGTGCGGCTCGATCAGCGCACGCACCTGCTCGGCAGCGCTGGGGCCTTGCCCCTTCGGCCTGCCGGGGCTGCGGGGCGCGTGCCCTGGGATAAATAGCCCGCCCTCGGCGCGCTGTACTTCACTGGTCAATGTGCTGCTCCTCATGCTGCTGCACCGGCACGCGACGCATGATCGTGCGCTGGGCCGGCACGTTGCGGCGGTCGCCGACGGCCCAATGCCGCGCGGTCCACTCGCTCACGCCCAAGGCCTCGCCGATGGCTCGATAGGTCAAGCCCTGGGCGCGCATCTCGCGCGCTCGGGCCGGTAGGGTGTCGTCGTGTTTCGCGTTGGGATGGCTGGCGCCGACGGGGTGCCCCGTCGCGTTGCAGGCAAGCGCAACAAGCCGGGTCGGAACGTAGCCGGTGCCGTTATTTCCTCGGCGCACGGGGCGCTCTCCAGCGCATTGGCGTCTGCGCGCGTATCTCGTACCGGCAAATCTTCGCTATCAGCGACTTGCTCACCGGAAACCAGTCCAAGAGCCGGTCGTAGGACGCGCCGTGCTCCTCGTGCAGTTCGCGGATCGAGTCCACGTCTCGGTTGCTCAGCTTCGCGTTGCAGTGATCCTCACCAATGCGCAGATTCAGCTCGTTCACCGCCACCATGCGCTTTGCCATTCGCTCACCTCACGCTGCGGCCTGTAGTGCCTGCTCCCGCTCGATGTACTCGTGCAGGATCGCCACCAGATAAGGGTTGTGATGCACTTGGAGCGCGAGCGCGTCGGCGCCCCAATGCTGCCGGCGCAGCCAGTCGATAACGACCGGCTGCTGTTGCTCGAAACGCTCGGCCAGGGTCATGCCTGCACCCCCTTCATCCGTCGCATGTCCAGCAGGTCGCCGAGGCACGCGGCCCGCTGCGATGCCGCGAAGGCGTCGAGCAGGGCCACGCGCACCTCTCGGCGCACGTGCACGTCGTGCGCGTCGAGGATGCCGGCCTTGATGGCCAGCCCCTCGCACTGCTCGACCAGCGCAATGGTCTTGTCGGTGGTCATGCCAGCACCTCCTCGACGATGGCGAGCAGGGCCAGCGCGGCGGTAAGCAGCTCAAAGGTCAGCGGGATCATTTCAGTTTCCCCTTCTGGCGAAGGCTGCGCGCCTGCTTGGCGAACTTGAGGATGGTCTGCGGGTCGTCGCCCAGGCCGGTCTGCTCGATGATCTGCGCCACGCGCGGATCGCGCATCACCAGCTTGCGAGCGTCGGCGAGTGCGCGATCTGCATCCTTGCCGAACTCGCGCACCAGCAGCTTCGACGCCTCGGCGCGGGCCTGGCCGACGTCGAGCGGGTTGGCCTCGATCTGGCGGATGCGGTTGTTCAGCTCGCTCACGTCGTTGTTGCCGAAGCCCAGGTCGGCGGTCATCCGGCGCAGCTCGTGGGCGACGGCGACGCGCTGCTCCTGGGGCATGTCCGGCACGCTGTCGAATGCGTTCTCGGAAATGGCCGTGATCTGCTTTTCAGGCGGGTACATGCGAAGCGCGGGGTCTTCGGCCCGTGCCTGCTCGCGCATGGCTTGTATATCTGCCGGCACCTCGACCAGCGGCGCAGCCGGGGCGGTCTTGGCCTCGGACTTCGCCTCCGCCATGCTCGGAAACATGTTGGCGAACGGGTCGTCGTTGTCGTCGCGCTCGGCCTTCACCGGTTGGTTCAGCAAGCCCAGCTCCTCGCGCACCTGGGTTTCGGTTGCCGAGTGCTCGGATTCCCATTTCTCGTACATGGCTCAGTTCTCCTCGCCGCTGGCGTCGGTGTCGGTCTCGGTGCCGGCGTCGGCTTCCGGTGCAGGGCAAAGCAGGGTCGGCTCGGCGTCGTGCAACGGCGCAGCGCCGGCCAGGATCATCAGGTCGTAAAGGTCGGTCATGGTCAGGCTCCGTAGGACTCGCCCAGCACCAGGGCGGCGGTGATGGTGTAGGTCGGGGCGTCGCCGCTCAGCGTGTAGCTCAGGCGGGCGAACTTGCGCATCGGGAGGCCTTCGAGCGGCAGGCCGAACACTCGGCGCGCTGCCGGCTTGTTCACCGTCACCACGTCGGCGAAGGTCACGCCGTCGGCGCTGTCCTGCAGAGTCACGGCCAGGCTCGGGGCGGTGTCGCCGACTTCGAGCACGGTGTCGGTTTCCTCGATGACGGTAACGTGCAGCGCGAGGCTTTCGCCTGCCGGTGCGGCTTGGGGCGCCTCGATGGTGTTGGTGCTGGTGCCGCTGGCAATGAGCTGCTGGCGGTCGGAGAAGGTCAGTCCGTGGTCAAGGATCATCGAGTCATACTCCGCGCAGTTGGGCGTCAAGGTGTGCCAGCAGCTTGTCCTGGCGATAGTTCAGGCATTCAGCAAGAGGTTTCGCCTCAGCGCGCTTGAACATCCCCAAGGGGTCCGGTCGGCCCTCTGCCAAGGCGTCGCCGACATGCGCTGCGACCAGGGCCACTCCGAGAGAGTGATCTATGCCCGCGCGCGCCAGCGAAGCGGTCTGGTGCAGCTTCTGCAGGCGGAAGCGGTCATCCTTGTCAGTGATCGACTTGGTGCAGTCGTGCGCGGCGCGGCTGATCTGCGCGGACAGGTCATTGAACTCGGCCAGTTGCTTGCCCAGCACTGCGATGGTTTTGTCGATTTGGCCCGCAACCGCTTCGCGCTTGACGCACAAGCCTTTGGCCCGCTCGCGGGCCTCGACTGCGAAACTAAGACGCGCCGCTTCGGCGTCCTGGGCGTCCTTCACGTGGGCGCCACTGATAGCCGCCTCGAACAGCGCCAGGCGCTTCTGCAGGGCCTCAATACGGGCGACCGATGCCTCGACGGCCTCGATCAGATCCGGGTCGGTGGGGTCCGCGACGAGCTGCAGGGCGCGCTGGGCGTGGTCGATCCTTTGCTTGTCCAGCTCGGCCAGCAGCTCGCGCTGCTGTTGTCTGATTTGTTGAACGTGTGCGGTCATGTCTATCGCTCTCTGCTGGGACTGGTTACTGGTTGTCGGGTTGCTGTACCGGGCGCGAGTTAAGCCAGGCCTCGACGTCCTTCTCGCGGAACGCGATCCGGCGCGGAGAAAGGATCAAAGGCGCCGCGAACTCGCCGCGCTGGACCAGCCGGCGCACCGTCGATTCGTGCAGTCCGACCGCTTCGGCGGCTTCGGAGAAGGTAAGGAGCTTGATGGTTGCCATTCGCTAGTTCCTGAGTGCTAGTAATCACCCGTACAGGCTAAAGGCTGCTCAAGGAGTCACGTGCACCGCTGGAGGCCGCGCCATTCGGGGCTTCCAGAAAAGCGCACCAAGAAATGCGCCAGGGCGGGTCAGTGAATTACCGGCGCGCCGGGGCGGCGGACTTGACGGTAAAGAATCCAGCCGGATCGCTGAATGTCGCGCCGCTGCTGGGCGCACCGAGTCCGGTTAATGATTGGTAAGCAATGATTCGGATAGGCAGCGATAGGAAATGAGCGATTGGCGGGAGCCGTTACGCTGGCGGCATCCTCACGCTACCGGCAGCCGCGTGCGGCGAAGCAATTGGTTATTTTTTGACCAACTGCGTTTTCCGCAGAAATGTGCAGACTGCCCGTTGCGACGCGCTTCGCTTTCGCGCGGTGCTGGCGGCGCTCGAACCTGAGATTTTCTGCAATCCGCCCTGTTCCGGTGGTTGCGGTTACAGCGGTTACGCTGGTTACGCTGATTCCATAAAGCCCAGCTAAAAGAAAAAAGAGAATTTCTTTCCAGGCTCCGATATAAAACCAGCGTAACCGCTGTAACCACTGTAACCGCACGCCATCCGCACACAGCAAAAGGCCGCCATCCCTGGCGGCCCCGATGCCCTCTGCAAACTGCCGACGCCCTTACGCCTTGTCGGCCACCAGATCCAGTAGGTAGTCCCGCGCGCAGTGCATATCGAGGGGGTCCAACTCGACCTTGGCCAACTCCCCCCGGATTGCTGCCGGGTCCGCCTCGGCCTTCCACCGCCCTTTGTTCCGCACCGCCGACACGCGCACGGCCTTGCCGTTGACCTTCACCGGCTTGGGTAGCGCCTCGATGCCGAACTGCTCCAGGGTCCGGCGATGCGCGGACGAGACCGAGCCGTCCGACTGGCCCGTCAACACCTCGAACAGTTGCGCCGCAGTGATGACGTCGGCGGGCCAGTGGTCAATTAGCATCTGGCACGCCTCGGCCATCGGCGACTGGCTGGCTTTCGTCGCGGCTTTCTTCGCCTCGGTGTTCGCGGCGTGCGCGCCGGGGTTGAAGCGGCTCAGGTCACGACTGCCAAGGAACGCAGCCACGGCGGCGATGAACTGCGGCGACTTCAAAGCGGCGTACAGCTTGGCGTAGTAGTCCGCGCCCCTCGGTGCGGCTTCGGTCGCCACGACCTCGACGCGCCGGTCGCCACTCTCCAGCGGGATCGCCGACAGGTGATTCGAGAACATCAGCCAGCGGCAAGCGTTGAACTCAACGGACTGGCGCCCGAACTTCGGGTTGATGACGCGGGTTTCCTCAGTGATGGTGCTTTTCAGCTTCTCGCTGTGCTCCCACTGCGAATCCCGCCCGCCCTCGCGAATCTCGTCGACCACCGCCAGCACCTTGCGCGACAGGCGCCCGTTGAAACCGGTGCGCAGCATGCCGACCAGATCCAGGTTGACGGCCACGGCGCCGGCCCACACGCGAGCCAGTACCGACGACAGCCAGTTGCGGCCCATGCCGAAGTTCTTGGCGATGTGCAGCCATCCGGTGTGTGGTAGCTCGCCTGGGCGCTGCTCGATGTGGGCAAGCCAGTCGAGGAAGCGGTCAGCATCGGCGCCGAACAGGAAGTTGACGTGCTCGACGAACAGGTCCACGCCAGCCACCTGCAGGTCATCCACTGCCAGGCTACGGTCGAACGGGCGCCAAGTGTTGAGCGCCATGCGCCCCTCCGGGTCGGGCAGCACCAGCGCACCGCCAGCCTTGAACGTCCGGCACACGGCGGTCTTGCGCCGGGGTGATGCGCGCCACAACTCGCTCACCGCGACAATCTTGTCGGGCATTTTCTTGGTCTTGCCGTTGGCCAGTTCCTTGTCGGGCTGCGGGAAAGTCTCGACCGATGCGGCATGCGCTGCGGCCCAGTCGGCGAAGGCCAGGTCATAGTGCGGGTTGAACACGTCGGCCACGCGCGAGCCATCGGCCAGGAACACGAAGCGGTTGATCGCCGCCTCCAGCGTGACCAGCTCGGCCACGGGGATCTTGTGCTCGCCCTCGCCGATCTTCTCGTTCTCCCGCTTCTGGTACTCCCGCCGTTCGGCTTCCAGGGCGTCACGGCCACCCTCGAATCGGGCACGCTCGACAGCAGCCTCTGCGATGCGCTCGGCGCGCTCCGCATTGCGCTGGCGGATTGCCTCCTGCTCGGCCTTCTCCTCCTCGCTCGGCTCGGGCAGATCGTCGAAGTCGTCGCCCAGGTAGCCGATCGCATGCAGGAAGTCGCCGTCGGTGCGCCCCGCGCAGTGGTCGTGCTTGCAGACGAAATGCCCGCGCTCGAAGCTGCCCGTGCCTTTCAGGAA belongs to Pseudomonas phenolilytica and includes:
- a CDS encoding helix-turn-helix transcriptional regulator encodes the protein MATIKLLTFSEAAEAVGLHESTVRRLVQRGEFAAPLILSPRRIAFREKDVEAWLNSRPVQQPDNQ
- a CDS encoding primase-helicase family protein, with protein sequence MSAGNENAQRVTSTSGVDTAEQLGERTSVDSMAAVQEMSNRPAASTSDTLAVLRHSNLHLAKTWLADGEISAYGDGKQFSLEPVEVGDIFGLSELLQRLERDKHACVIRGRYVGDELAKERTAPEDYRRGKVLRRKTHFDDQPLHSVLIEVDDFEPTTADPILEPALAVEEFIQSSLPDPFLCASYHWQLSNSAGWRKNVGKLKVHIWFWLSEPRTSAELKEWAGAVGLPADTSVFDSIQVHYTSAPVFQVGVSDPVPVRSGFVHGLCSDSVELDIEPAILAAAAERAQRKRRNPLERTGEHDDLAEYLLGKWEVRGETPDGTGLHIRCPFDAEHTSDTGPSSTTYFLKGTGSFERGHFVCKHDHCAGRTDGDFLHAIGYLGDDFDDLPEPSEEEKAEQEAIRQRNAERAERIAEAAVERARFEGGRDALEAERREYQKRENEKIGEGEHKIPVAELVTLEAAINRFVFLADGSRVADVFNPHYDLAFADWAAAHAASVETFPQPDKELANGKTKKMPDKIVAVSELWRASPRRKTAVCRTFKAGGALVLPDPEGRMALNTWRPFDRSLAVDDLQVAGVDLFVEHVNFLFGADADRFLDWLAHIEQRPGELPHTGWLHIAKNFGMGRNWLSSVLARVWAGAVAVNLDLVGMLRTGFNGRLSRKVLAVVDEIREGGRDSQWEHSEKLKSTITEETRVINPKFGRQSVEFNACRWLMFSNHLSAIPLESGDRRVEVVATEAAPRGADYYAKLYAALKSPQFIAAVAAFLGSRDLSRFNPGAHAANTEAKKAATKASQSPMAEACQMLIDHWPADVITAAQLFEVLTGQSDGSVSSAHRRTLEQFGIEALPKPVKVNGKAVRVSAVRNKGRWKAEADPAAIRGELAKVELDPLDMHCARDYLLDLVADKA